Proteins from a genomic interval of Corynebacterium deserti GIMN1.010:
- a CDS encoding MerR family transcriptional regulator, with amino-acid sequence MYEDNEYQGEIFNGIPVQESLFEVGPDEQVGYRVPTACQVAGITYRQLDYWARTKLVVPSIRGARGSGSQRLYSFKDILVLKIVKRLLDTGISLQNIRLAVDKLRDLGTNDLATITLVSDGTTVYECRSNEEVIDLLGGGQGVFGIAVPGIMKELTGDISSFPSERIDEHYQAEAINFQDELAARRNRRTS; translated from the coding sequence GTGTACGAAGATAATGAATACCAGGGAGAAATCTTCAACGGTATCCCAGTCCAGGAATCCCTCTTTGAGGTTGGCCCCGACGAGCAGGTAGGCTACCGCGTCCCAACTGCATGCCAGGTCGCAGGCATTACTTACCGCCAGCTTGATTACTGGGCTCGGACCAAGCTCGTTGTTCCGTCCATTCGAGGCGCACGTGGATCGGGCTCGCAGCGCCTGTATTCCTTCAAGGACATTTTGGTGTTGAAGATCGTAAAGCGCCTGTTGGATACTGGTATTTCACTGCAGAACATTCGGTTAGCTGTGGATAAACTTCGTGATCTAGGTACCAACGACCTCGCCACGATCACCCTCGTCTCTGACGGCACCACCGTGTATGAGTGCCGCTCCAATGAGGAAGTTATAGATCTTCTCGGTGGTGGACAGGGCGTGTTCGGCATTGCAGTGCCTGGCATCATGAAGGAACTGACCGGAGACATCTCCTCCTTCCCATCTGAGCGCATTGATGAGCACTACCAGGCCGAGGCCATCAACTTCCAGGATGAGCTGGCTGCGCGCAGGAACCGTCGTACCTCTTAA
- a CDS encoding bifunctional nuclease family protein — protein sequence MSFVELEFHGVHTMEPDEFTCALFRWEEGNKFLPIWIDSDDAIKIQEYLSGFSPRRPTSHELLAEAFQRLTPWVSSLRIVSHFEGVYMASISTSEGEEFDARPSDVIMLSLLLEVPITADEEILQQTAIFINDLDAEAYFGVVIDHTVETDETGTESASGDAQADADFQQLMQSLGVFEDDLFNPGDSLEEPDEDGGASGPTSN from the coding sequence ATGAGTTTTGTTGAACTTGAATTCCATGGCGTACACACCATGGAGCCTGATGAATTTACCTGCGCACTGTTTCGGTGGGAAGAAGGAAACAAATTCCTCCCCATCTGGATCGACAGCGATGACGCCATCAAAATTCAGGAATACCTCTCAGGGTTTAGCCCTCGGCGCCCAACCTCGCACGAACTTCTCGCCGAAGCGTTTCAGCGCCTAACCCCATGGGTCAGTTCATTGCGGATCGTCTCACACTTTGAAGGCGTGTACATGGCATCGATCTCCACCTCAGAGGGTGAGGAGTTTGATGCTCGCCCCAGCGATGTCATTATGCTGTCTTTGCTGTTGGAAGTCCCCATCACCGCAGATGAAGAGATCCTGCAGCAGACAGCTATTTTCATCAATGATCTCGATGCCGAAGCCTACTTTGGTGTGGTGATTGATCACACCGTCGAAACTGATGAGACGGGCACGGAATCAGCCTCCGGCGATGCACAAGCCGATGCTGATTTCCAGCAACTGATGCAAAGCCTCGGCGTTTTTGAAGATGACCTCTTCAACCCGGGCGATTCCCTTGAGGAGCCGGACGAGGACGGCGGAGCTTCAGGGCCAACCAGCAACTAA